The Pseudomonas sp. MPC6 nucleotide sequence GTGATGCGGGTGCACGCGAGCAACTATTCCATCGAAGGCTTCACCGCCCGGGTGCCGACCGCCGAGCTGGCGCAACTGGCGCACAAGCACGGATTGCCGTTGCTGGAAGACCTCGGCAGCGGCAGCCTGCTGGACCTGACGCGCTGGGGTTTACCTGCCGAACCGACGGTGCGCCAGGCGCTCCTCGATGGCGCGGACATCGTGACCTTCAGCGGCGACAAGTTGCTGGGCGGCCCGCAAGCCGGGTTGATCGTCGGCCGCAAGGACCTGATCGCGCGAATCAAGAAGAACCCGCTCAAACGCGCGTTGCGGGTCGACAAGCTGACCCTGGCCGCGCTCGAAGCGGTGTTGGGCCTGTACCGCGATCCGGACCGACTGGCCGAACGCCTGCCGAGTCTGCGCCTGCTGACCCGGCCACAAGCGGACATCCTGGCCCAGGCCGAGCGCCTGCAGCCCGCGCTGGCCAGGGTGCTCGGCGACGGCTGGAGTGTCAGCGCAGTGACGGCACTGGGCATGATCGGCAGCGGCAGCCAACCGGTGGCGCGTTTGCCGAGTGCCGCGTTATGCATTCGGCCCGACTCGTCCAAACGTCTGCGCGGACGACGCTTGCACGGTCTGGAAACCGCGCTGCGTGGCTTGCCGATCCCGGTGCTCGGACGCATCGACGACGACGCCCTGTGGCTCGATCTGCGGCAACTGGACGACGAGGCGGCGTGGCTGGCGCAACTCGAGCAATGGCCGCAGGAGGGCGAACCAGGGTGATAGTCGGTACCGCAGGACACGTCGACCATGGCAAGACAGCATTGCTCCAGGCCTTGACCGGCCAGGCCGGCGATCGTCGCCGGGAAGAACGCGAGCGGGGCATGACCATCGACCTGGGTTACCTGTACGCGGCGCTGGAACCCGGAGCAGCCCTGACCGGTTTTATCGACGTGCCCGGTCATGAGCGCTTCACCCATAACATGCTGGCCGGGGCGCAGGGCATCGATCTGGTACTGCTGGTGGTGGCGGCCGACGACGGCGTCATGCCGCAGACTCGCGAACATCTGGCCATCGTCGAACTGCTGGGCATTCCTCGGGCACTGATCGCGATCACTAAATGCGACCGGGTCGATCCCGCCAGAGTGCAGGCCGTGGACGAACAGCTCGAAGCATTGCTGGCACCCGGAGCCTATGCCGGTGCGCCGCGGATTGCGCTGTCGAGTGTGACCGGGGCGGGGGTCGAGACCCTGCGCCAGGCCTTGCTCCAGGTGCAACATGAAGTGCTGCAACGCAGTGTCCACGGCGGTTTTCGCCTGGCCATCGATCGCGCATTCAGCGTGGCCGGCGCCGGTATCGTGGTGACCGGCACCGCGTTATCCGGGCAGGTGGCGGTGGGTGATACGCTGATGCTCGGCCCCCAGGGAAAACCGGTACGCGTGCGTGGCTTGCATGCGCAAAATCAAGCCGCGGCCAGCGCGTGTGCCGGCCAGCGCGTGGCGTTGAACCTGAGTGCCGAGCGTCTGGCGCTGGAACAGCTTCACCGGGGGCACTGGCTGGTGGCCGAGTGGCTGTATGTGCCGACCCAACGCCTGGATATCGAGCTGCGGTTACTGGCCAGCGAAGACCGGCCCCTGGAGCACTTTCAATCCGTGCATGTGCATTTGGCTACCCAGGACGTGACGGGACGGGTGGCGTTGCTCGAAGGCTCAAGCCTCGCCCCCGGTGGGCAGATGCTCGCGCAACTGCTGCTCAACGCGCCGGTGCAGGCCGTGAGGGGCGACCCGCTGATTCTTCGCGACCAGAGCGCGCAACGCACGCTTGGCGGTGGCCGGGTGCTCGACCCGTTTGCGCCGAGCCGACATCGCCGCAGCCCCGAGCGCCTGGCGCAGCTGCAGGCACTGGCCAGCAGCCATGGCCTGGAACAGGTTCTGCCCGTGTTGCTGGACAACAGCGACACCGGCCTCGATCCGCAACGTCTGGAGCGTCAGTTCAACCGTCCGCGTGATAGCTGGGTGTTGCCGGGCGACGTGCGTCTGATCGACACGCGGCAAGGTGCATTGCTGTTCAGCGCGGGCCGCTGGGACGCCCTGAAAATACCGGTGCTGGAACATCTCGCGCGTTTTCATCGACTTGAACCGGATCAAATGGGCCCGGACCGGGATCGCTTGCGTCGATTCACCGGCACGGCACTGGATCGCCCGACCTTCATCAGTCTGCTTGAAGAGTTGCTGGCCAGCGGCGCGATGGCGGCCAGCGGTCCGTGGCTGCACCTGCCCGATCATCAGGTGCGCTTGAGCGAGGACGACGAAGCCCTGTGGCAACAATTGCAGCCGTTGTTCGAGCAGGCCGGCTTCGATCCGCCGTGGGTGCGCGACCTGGGTCATGACCCGGGCGCGGTACGCTTGCTGCTGGGCAAGATGGCGCGGCTGGGATTGTTGCACCAGGTCGTCCGGGATCTGTTCTACACCGATGCGATGCTGCGTCGAATGGCGGCTATGCTGGTGCAACTGGCGGCCGAAAACCCACTGATCCAGGTCACGGCGTTTCGCGACAAGGTGGGCCTGGGGCGAAAACGCAGCATCCAGGTTCTCGAGTACTTCGACCGCATCGGCCTCACCCGACGGTTCGGCGACAAGCGTCATATCCGGCTAGACAATGCACTGGCTCAGCCGCACGAGCCCTGAGTTCAAGGAAGGCAATCGCGCCCGGTGGCGCGGCCGGGCTTCAAACCCGGTTGGGGACGGCATCCGTTCCCGGGCAGGTTCGACTCCCGCTGCCTTCCGCCATTTTCAAAAATCTCCCAGCCACCCAAATCCCCTGTAGGAGCTGGCTTGCCAGCGAAGACGGCGGCCCATTCAACATCGCAGTGCCTGACAGACCGCTTTCGCGGGCAAGCCCGCTCCCACAGGAATCGCTGCCATACACAAATATTTTGTCCAACACAGAACCCTGTAGGAGCTGGCTTGCCAGCGAAGACGGTCTGTCAGTCGACATCGATGTTGACTGACAGACCGCTTTCGTCGGAACGCCGCCCGGAGCAAGCTGCTCCTACAGAGGCGGTCATTGCTTCACATAACGCCCGGGTGCCGGTTCCAGTGGCGGGTACTGCTCGTTACCGGCGTGCTGCACCGAAGGCTGGCGTTCCCCGGCGTGCCCGGCCAGCCAGGCGAACCAATCGTTCCACCAACTGCCTGGACTCTGTTGGGCTCCGTCGAACCAGTTTTGAGGGTCCTGGGTGACCTGGTCGTTGGTCCAGTAGTGGCGTTTTTCCTTGGCCGGCGGATTGATCACGCCCGCGATATGCCCCGAGGCGCCCAGCACGAAACGCTTGGTTCCGGAGAGCAATTCGGTGCTGGCGTAAGCGCTCCGCCATGGCACGATGTGGTCGTCATGGGTGGCGAGGATGTAGGCCGGGGCGTCGATGGCGCGCAGGTCCAGCTTGACCCCGCAGCAATCCAGTTCACCGGATTTCAGATCGTTCTGCAAATAGGTATGGCGCAGGTACCAGCAGTACATCGGCCCCGGCAGGTTGGTGCTGTCGTTGTTCCAGAACAGCAGATCCAGCGGGATCGGTTTCTGCCCCTTGAGGTATTTGTCGACGTTGTAGTTCCACCACAGGTCGTTGGGGCGCAGCAGCGAGAAGGTATTGCCCATGTCCTCGCCCTTGAACAGGCCGATGGGGCCGTTCACGCCGCCAATGGTGCGCTCGCGTTGGGCGACCAGTTTTTCGTCGACGAAGATATCGATCGCACCGGTATCGCGGTAATCGAGGAAAGTGGTCAGCAGGCTGACGCTGGCGATTTCCTTGTCGCCGCGGGCCGCCAATACGGCCAGCGCCGAACTCAGCAGCGTGCCGCCGATGCAGAAACCCATGCAATTGGGCCGTTGCTCGCCGCTGATCTCGCGGGTCACCTGCAGGCCTTTGATAACGCCGGTTTCGACCAGGTTATCCCAGGTGGTGCCGGCGAGCGACTGGTCGAAGTTGCGCCAGGATATCAGGAACACCGGGTGGCCTTGCTGCAACAGATGCCGAACCATCGAGTTGTCGGGGCGCAGGTCGAGGATGTAGTACTTGTTGATCGACGGCGGAACGATGAACATCGGGCGCCGGTACTGGGTTTCGCTTTGCGGACTGTACTGGATGAGCTGGAAGAGTTCGTTCTCGAAGACCACCTCGCCCGGGGTGTTAGCCAGGTCGAGCCCCACTTTGAAGGCGCCGGCGTCGCACTGACGCATCTTGCCTTCCTGCAGGTCGCTGGCCAGGTGCAGCAGGCCGGTGATGAGGCTGCTGCCTTGGGTCTCGACGACCCGTTGCAGTGCATCGGGATTGCTGGCGAGGAAATTGCTCGGCGCACCGGCGGCGATCGCTTGCTCCACCAGATACAGCAGGCGCTGGCGTGGTTTCTTCTCGCTGATCGGCAGCAGCTCGAGCAGCTTCATGAGGAAGCCGGAATTGAGCAGGTAAAACGCCGCGAGGGAACCGAACAGCGGCTGGCTCCAGTTACCGCTGGCAAACCGGCGGTCGTCGAAGGTGAAGGCCTGGCCGGTCAACAGACGCTGGCCGAGTTCAGCCCATTGCTGCTGATAATCGGATTGAAGGCTGTCCAGGGTGCTGCGTGGCAGATCGAACCAGGCGTCGCAGTCCTGGCCGGTGAACCACGGATTGGTGGCGACCCACAGGCGTAATTGTTGCACTGCAAAGGAGGCAGCGAACGGAACCTGGCCTGACCAGAAAGTGTTGAAAGTGTGCGCGTTGTTGTCCATGGAAATTCTTGCCCACATGAAAAGACCAGGTATAAAAAAACCGCGGCGCCGGAATTCGGCGCCGCGTCTTCAATCAAGCAAGCCCATCGGTGTGCCTAGCGCTCGATCGCCAGGCTCACGCCCTGACCGCCACCGATGCACAAGGTGGCCAAGCCTTTCTTGCCGTCGCGACGAATCAGCTCATGCACCAGCGACACCAGAATCCGTGCGCCTGATGCACCGATCGGATGACCGAGGGCGATCGCGCCACCGTTGACGTTGACCTTGTCCATGTCCCAGCCCAACTCCTTGCCGACAGCCAGTGACTGCGCGGCGAAGGCTTCGTTGGCTTCGATCAGGTCCAGGTCGTCCAGGCTCCAGCCGGCCTTGGTCAGGGCCAGGCGGGTGGCAGGTACCGGGCCGATGCCCATGATCGACGGGTCGACACCGGCACTGGCATAGGCCTTGATGCGTGCCAGTACCGGCAAGCCCAGGGCCTGGGCCTTGGCGGCGCTGGCCAGCATCAGCACGGCGGCGCCGTCGTTGAGGGTCGACGCATTGCCGGCGGTGACGGTGCCGGTTTTCTGGAACGCCGGCTTGAGGTTGCCCAATGCCTGGAGCGTGCTGCCCGGGCGCGGTTGTTCATCGGTGTCGAAGACCAGCGGATCGCCCTTGCGCTGGGGAATCAGGATCGGGGTGATTTCAGCCTTGAAATAACCGCCTTCGATGGCTGCAGAAGCTTTCTGCTGCGAGGCCGCGGCGAAGGCGTCCTGGTCTTCGCGGCTGAGTTCGTACTTGCTCGCCAGATTTTCCGCGGTGATGCCCATGTGGTAGTCGTTGAACGCATCCCACAAGCCATCCTGGATCACGCTGTCCTGCAGTTGCGCATGGCCCAGGCGCAGGCCGGTGCGTGCCTTGGGCAGCACATAGGGGGCCAGGCTCATGTTTTCCTGGCCGCCGGCGATCACCAGTTCGGCGTCGCCGCAACGGATGGCCTGGACGGCGAGCTGGACCGCCTTGAGGCCGGAGCCGCAGACTTTGTTCAGGGTCAGGGCAGGGACGGTATGGGGCAGGCCGGCGTTGATCGCCGACTGGCGTGCCGGGTTCTGACCCGAGCCTGCGGTCAGCACCTGGCCGAGGATCACTTCATCGATCTGTGCAGCATCGACACCGGTCTGTTCGAGCAGGCGACGAATCACTGCTGCGCCCAGTTCGGTGGCGGGAATGGCGGACAGGGAGCCTTGGAAACTGCCAATGGCGGTACGCGTAGCGGCAACGATTACGACTTCGTTCATGCAAAACCTCATAGAGTTGTGTCAAGCGGGAGCAGGGCGTCCATGCCCTGACAGGCTTATTGCATGTTCATGCCGCCATTGACCGAGAAGTCGGCGCCGGTGCTGTAGCCCGATTCATCGCCGGCCAGCCAGGCCACGATCGAGGCGATTTCTTCGGGTTGGCCGAGGCGGCCGACCGGGGTGGCGGCGATCATGGTGTCGAGAATGTCCTGGCGGATGGCCGCGGTCATGCTGGTCTGGATGTAGCCTGGGGAGACGGTGTTGACGGTCACGCCCTTGCCGGAAACTTCACGGGCCAAGGCCATGGTGAAGCCATGGATGCCGGCTTTGGCCGCGCTGTAGTTGGTCTGGCCGAACTGGCCACGCTGACCGTTGATCGAGGAGATATTGATGATCCGGCCCCAGCCCTTGGACAACATGCCTTCAATCACCTGTTTGGTGGTGTTGAACATGCCGTTGAGGTTGGTGTTGATTACGGCGTTCCAGTCTTCCGGAGTGATTTTGCGGAAGGAGGCGTCACGGGTGATGCCGGCGTTGTTGACCAGTACATCCACCGGGCCGAATTGTTCACGGGCCATCTCGAAGGCCTTGCGGGTGGACTCCCAATCGGTGATGTCGCCGTAGATGAATTCGAACTTATAACCCGCCGCCAGCTGGCTCGCTGCCCATTCATTCTTGCGGGCGGAGTCCGAGCTGCAGCCGACGATGACTTTGAAACCTTCCTTGTGCAGGCGCTGACAAATTGCCGTGCCAATTCCACCCATACCGCCAGTAACCAACGCAATACGACCAAGCGATTTCATACCGTCTTTCCTTTCTATATTTTGCGTTGCAGGATGGGGTGTGATTGTTCGGTATTGGCGAGGTATGCGGAAGTGTTGGGAGGTGACTGTCTGGTGTCCAACGGCGCCATACGGGTTTTTCTTGTTCCCTGGCAAAAAACGAACAGGATCTATACTGGGATCAATTATTCGAAGCGAATCACCGGCTAGTATTTGTTTAACGCAGATCAGTTATGGCTCCGGACAGGACGTTCGGTTCCACAGGTCAATGAGGACGCCATGTATAGAATGAGTTCCGGTTACGCCAACGTGCTGGTCAATACGCTGTCAGCGGAAGGAATGGATGTCGCCCACCTGTGTCAGGAGGCTGGACTGGACTTGAACATCGCGCACACGCCAGGCGCGTTGTGTGAGCGACGAGCGATCTATCGGCTCTGGCAACTGGCGGCACAGGCCAGCGGCGATCCCGACATTGGTTTAAAAGCCTACGGCCATTTTCATCCCGGCAGTTTTCAGATTGTCGGTTACACCATGATGTCGAGCCTGAACCTGAAAAGGGCGCTGGAACGCCTGGTGCGATTCAGCCCGTTGATCGGCACCGGCTTCAGCCTGTTTTTTGTCCCGGAGCGGGAGCACTACCGCATGGCCTCGCTCGATCATCAACAGACCGGCTCGATCAAGCCCCGGCAATATGCCGATGCCGGGCTGGCTTCCCTGCTGGGCTTCTGCCGCTGGCTGGGCGATGGAACACTGCCGCAGCCCCTGAGTGTGGAATTCAGCTACCCGGAGCCGCGAGACACGTCCGAGCACCAACGGCTGTTTGGCTGCGACCTGCAATTCGGCTCGGCCTACGACAGCATTCTGTTTGACGGCGAGGAGCTGCTGCGGCCGTTGAGCATGGCCAACGAGGCGCTGGCGGTCCTGCATGACAGTTTCGCCGAGGCGCAACTGGATTCGCTCTGCGGCTTCTCCATTGTCGGCAAAATCCGCGCGCTGCTCACCGAGCGTTTGAGTCACGGCCAGGGGCAATGCGACATGGAGTCGATCGCCGCTGCATTGAACCTCAGCAAGCGCACCCTGCAACGCGCCCTGGAAAAGGACGGGACTCAATTCAAGGACGTGCAGAACGCCGTGCGCCGGCAACTGGCCGATTTCTACCTGCGCCATTCTCACTTCAACATGAAGCATGTGGCGTATCTCCTTGGTTTTCATGACCACAGCAGCTTCAACAAAGCCTGCAGCCGCTGGTTCGGAATGACCCCCGGCCAGTACCGGGCCGAGGAATCGTTCGCGTTCGAGGGCGCCGCGCCGGTGTGACGCGGCGCTGGCCGATGATCAAGGCTTTTTGGTAGAAGGTTTTTTCGCGCCTTTTTTGGCTTTGGGGGAGGAACTCACAGGGCTCACGGTTTTGGCGATGGGTTTGGACAGCACTGCCGGGGCTTTCGGCTCGGTCGGGCTGGTGGGTATCGGCTTGGCCGCTACGACCGGGACTTGCTGCTTGATCGGCTCAGCTGTCGCTACCGGGTCTTTTTGCTTGGCTGGCTCAGGAGTGGCCAACGGCGCTTTTTGCTCGGCTGGTTGCGGTGTTACCGCTGCGGCCTTTTGCTTGGCTGGCTCAGGTGTGACCACGGGCGCTTTTTGTTCAGCTGGTTGCGGTGTTACCGCTGCGGCCTTTTGCTTGGCTGGCTCAGGTGTGACCACGGGCGCTTTTTGCTCGGCTGGTTGCGGTGTTACCGCTGCGGCCTTTTGCTTGACCGGCTCAGGCGTTACCACGGGAGCCTTGATCGGCTCGGCCGTCACCACCGGTATTTCCTGTTTGATGACTTCGGATTTGGCTTCACTCGGCGCCTGGGGCGCGCTGGAACCTGGCAATGGGACATCGAGCAGCGTGTGCAGCTCTTGCCAGACCGGATGTTCCGCGCCGTTGACGGTCAGCAGTTCCGGCAGCAGATTGGCCGCCGCCGCCAACACTTGTTGGCGTTCTTCGGCTTCGGGCAGCAACGATAGCAGGCTTTGCACGCTTTCCTGCGGATAGGTGGCGACCAGCAGTTTCTGCAGGCTCAAGGTTTCGCGCAGGTCAACGGACCCGGGATTGTGGTCCGGCAGCGGCGCCTGCAGTTTGCGGATCAGTTTCTCGACACTTTGCCGGCCGGGCTCGTTACTGTCGTTGCCCAGCAGAAACAGGATGCGGATCAAGGCTTCCATCAAGCCGCCCAGGGGCAAGGCATCCTGCAGGCGTTCGATCAGGAGCTTGTCGTGCTGCTCGGCATGTGCCTGCAGATTGCGTCCGGTGGCATTGCCGAAGAGGCTGTTCAGTACGCCATAGATACCGTAGAAACACAGCTCCTGGGTGGCATCGCGCAAATCGCGGTAACCATCCAGGGCGTCCTGGATCTGGTTGGAGAACAACGCCTGCCAGGCCAGAAGAGGGTTGTCCGGGGTAACCGGGTGACGATCCTTGCTGACCTGGGAGGCGCTGGCGGACAGCCACCACAAGGCCGGGTTCATGCTGCTCCACATCACTTGTTGCTGATGGAAGGGGTGCGAGCGGCGGATCAGTTCGGCGGCCGGTTCGTTGATCCACTGCCGCAGCCACGGGCGTATGAAGCCGTCGTACAGGCTGTTGTTGAGGGCGGAAGCGCGTTCGACCAGGGCGAATTCGCGATCGTCGTCACGGCGTGGTTGCTCGTCGCCATGAATGTCGGCGATCCGCCGCGGTTCGAAACTCACGGCATAGCGAGTTGCCGAGTTTGCCGGCAGGTCTTCGATCAACATTTCATACAGCCCGGCCGGCAAGGCATTGATGATGTCGACCGCACCGAGCAGCTCGCGGTGCTCGCGCCGGGCCACTTCACCGGAGACGAAGATGCCCAGGTGCCCGATGCTGGCATGGCGCAGGTAAACGATGGTACGCCCGGCACGTTGCAGGGCGAGATCGCTCGGATAGACATCGGTGATCCAGTCCAGCGCCTGCTGCGGCGGAGTGATGTTGTCGCCATAGGAGCAGAACACCACCACCGGCACTTCGATGCGCTTGAGGTCCAGCCCGCTGCTCTTGCGTCCCAGGCCGCCGGACAAGCGATTACCGATGAACAGGTCATCGACAATCATCTCGATTTCTTCGCCGTTGAGCAGCGTCGGGCTGCCCCACCAGCGCTCGAAGTCGAGAAAACGCTCGACCTCGCTGTCGACTTCGCTGAACAGGTGGTAGTACTTGCCCCACCAGCTGTGCGCCGGGTCGAGGCTTTCGAAATTGCTCACCAGCCAGGTGCCGTCGAAACGGTCGTTGCCCAGGTCGCTGCCCAGGCGCGCCATCCAGCCGCCCCCCAGCAAGCCGCCGGAGTAGCGCATCGGATTTTTTCCATTGACGCCGGCCCAGTAGGACAGCGGCGCGCCATTGACGATGATCAGCCCCGGCAACTCCGGCCGGGAGGCTGCCAACCCCATCAAGGCCCAGCCCGCCTGGCAGTTGCCGATCACCACCGGTTTGCGGCTGGCGGGATGGCGGGCGCTGACGACTTCGATGAACCGGGCCTGGGCGGCGGTAATGTCCGCCAGGGTTTGCCCGGGGTTTGGCGAGTGGCTGAAGGCGATGAAGTAGGTGGGATGCCCGGCACGCAGGCTTTCGCCGATGACCGAATCCTGTTTGAAACCGCCGATGCCCGAGCCATGCCCGCCCCGTGGATCGATGATGATCACCGGCGGTTTATTGCCGTCGATCGCTTTGCCGGAGCCGCCGAACACCTGCAACAGCGAGTAATTGACCGGGCGGGGCAGGTCTTCGCCGGCGACCAGGGTTTCATGATCGAATTTGAGCAGCAGCGGGTACCCGGCCCGTTCGTGCGCCAGGGTGTTGTCGCCGCGCTGACGCAAGGTGTCCCAGAACAGCACGCTGCGTTGGCCCAGATCAGTGAAATATTCCTGCCATTCCTTTGCGGTAGGTTGTCTCAGTTGCCCGAGACTTGCCGGTGCGAAGGTTTTTGCCTGGCGCTTTTGCACGGCGTCGAGCACGTTGCGGGTATTGAGGCGTTGCAGGTGACTGAGGTGCTCGAACAACCCGGGGGTTGATGCAAGCCCTTCATCTTGCAACGCAATATTCTGATCCTGGCCCATCGTGAACTCCTGATGCCTTAATAGGGAAGCGGCGCATCCAACCCTTTTATGCAACATGACTGGGCCGGCCGTCTGATGGTCAGGAGTTTAGCGCTATTAAGGGCAGGGCTGACAAGGTTTATTTTGCGCTGCACAAAAAAGGGGTTGCGAAAAGTTTTTGTGCGCTGCAATATAAAGGCTAACGCGATGACTGGCAGGTTCGCTATCGCGTCCTCTGGCCCATTTGGGCCTTCCAGTACCAGGAGATTCAAGCATGTCTTTTTTCAACTCGGAAAAACTGCAAGCCACTCAGAAAGCCAACCTTGACCTGATCCAGCAAATCAGCGGCAAAGTCTTCGCCAGCGTTGAGCAGCTCAGCCAGTTGCAGTTCAAGGCCCTGCGCGAGTCGACCGAAGAGCAGTTCGAAGGCTTTCGCAAGCTGCTCGCCGTTCGCGGTCCACAAGATTTCGCCGAGCTGCAGGCTTCTTTCACCCAGCCGAACAAGCAGACCGAACGCCTGACCGAGTTCAATCGCCAGGTTCAGGCACTGATCGCGGACACTCAGTCGGACATCGCCAAGCTGGCCTCCAGCCAGGTAGAAGCCGGCACCCAGCAAGTGCAAGAGTTCGTTGAAGCGATCAGCAAGAACGCACCAGCTGGCTCCGAGCCAGTAGTGGCCGCGTTCAAGTCGGGCCTGGCGAATGCCGGCTCCGCGTTTGCAAATGCACAGCAAGCCGCGAAACAGGCTTCCGAAAACGCACAGCAAGCTGCAAAGCAGGCTTCTGACACGGCTCAGAGCACTTTCGCCGAAGCTACTGCCGCTGCCACCAAAGCAGCTCCAGAAGCAAACGCCAAGACCGGTAACAAGTAAGTCTTAGCAAACCAGCTGTACCGATGGCGATGGGTTTACTCCCCATCGCCATTTTTTTCGACTGGAACAAACTGATCGGCAGGGCTCAGGCCGACAGTGCTTCACTCACCGTCTTTCTTTGGCGGCTTGGCGCCAAACAGGCCGAACATGTTCTGGGTGTTGAGATACAGCGCCTTTGACTGGTCGACATACTGGCGCATCAGGTCCTGCATCACTGGCGCCTGCTGGTGCATGAACGCGCTCCAGGCCTCTGACGATTGCGCGCCGGTCTGGGACTGGACGTCGATCACGGTCTGGATGCTCTTGTCCAGGTAGCTGCCGAGCACACCCTGATAAGGACCGTAGAACTGGATGATCCCCATCAGCATCTCGCTGGAGAAGATCGGCTCGCCGCCGCTTTCAGCTTCCAGAATCACTTGCAGCAGAATGCTGCGAGTCAAATCCTCGCCGCTCTTGGCATCGACCACCTGAAACGGAACCTTGTCGACGACCAGCTGGCGGATGTCGGCCAGGGTCAGGTG carries:
- a CDS encoding DUF3141 domain-containing protein; translated protein: MGQDQNIALQDEGLASTPGLFEHLSHLQRLNTRNVLDAVQKRQAKTFAPASLGQLRQPTAKEWQEYFTDLGQRSVLFWDTLRQRGDNTLAHERAGYPLLLKFDHETLVAGEDLPRPVNYSLLQVFGGSGKAIDGNKPPVIIIDPRGGHGSGIGGFKQDSVIGESLRAGHPTYFIAFSHSPNPGQTLADITAAQARFIEVVSARHPASRKPVVIGNCQAGWALMGLAASRPELPGLIIVNGAPLSYWAGVNGKNPMRYSGGLLGGGWMARLGSDLGNDRFDGTWLVSNFESLDPAHSWWGKYYHLFSEVDSEVERFLDFERWWGSPTLLNGEEIEMIVDDLFIGNRLSGGLGRKSSGLDLKRIEVPVVVFCSYGDNITPPQQALDWITDVYPSDLALQRAGRTIVYLRHASIGHLGIFVSGEVARREHRELLGAVDIINALPAGLYEMLIEDLPANSATRYAVSFEPRRIADIHGDEQPRRDDDREFALVERASALNNSLYDGFIRPWLRQWINEPAAELIRRSHPFHQQQVMWSSMNPALWWLSASASQVSKDRHPVTPDNPLLAWQALFSNQIQDALDGYRDLRDATQELCFYGIYGVLNSLFGNATGRNLQAHAEQHDKLLIERLQDALPLGGLMEALIRILFLLGNDSNEPGRQSVEKLIRKLQAPLPDHNPGSVDLRETLSLQKLLVATYPQESVQSLLSLLPEAEERQQVLAAAANLLPELLTVNGAEHPVWQELHTLLDVPLPGSSAPQAPSEAKSEVIKQEIPVVTAEPIKAPVVTPEPVKQKAAAVTPQPAEQKAPVVTPEPAKQKAAAVTPQPAEQKAPVVTPEPAKQKAAAVTPQPAEQKAPLATPEPAKQKDPVATAEPIKQQVPVVAAKPIPTSPTEPKAPAVLSKPIAKTVSPVSSSPKAKKGAKKPSTKKP
- the phaP gene encoding TIGR01841 family phasin (Members of this family are phasins (small proteins associated with inclusions such as PHA granules). Note that several different families of phasins have been named PhaP despite very little sequence similarity to each other.) produces the protein MSFFNSEKLQATQKANLDLIQQISGKVFASVEQLSQLQFKALRESTEEQFEGFRKLLAVRGPQDFAELQASFTQPNKQTERLTEFNRQVQALIADTQSDIAKLASSQVEAGTQQVQEFVEAISKNAPAGSEPVVAAFKSGLANAGSAFANAQQAAKQASENAQQAAKQASDTAQSTFAEATAAATKAAPEANAKTGNK
- the phaR gene encoding polyhydroxyalkanoate synthesis repressor PhaR encodes the protein MTDTTPRLIKKYPNRRLYDTHTSSHLTLADIRQLVVDKVPFQVVDAKSGEDLTRSILLQVILEAESGGEPIFSSEMLMGIIQFYGPYQGVLGSYLDKSIQTVIDVQSQTGAQSSEAWSAFMHQQAPVMQDLMRQYVDQSKALYLNTQNMFGLFGAKPPKKDGE